A stretch of the Mesorhizobium huakuii genome encodes the following:
- a CDS encoding substrate-binding domain-containing protein: MKTIRQGTRRALHAMLLAGAGLCIAGAAQAAEPLVKACAKDGQFIIGFSQANNAEPYRQHVNDELTAAAKEVPGFTLQIADGAGNVNTQTSQVDNFITQKVDLLLISPFEAAPLTPAVKRAMDAGIPVIELDRKTVGDPGKDYTAFIGGDNYKIALEAGKYTAKTLLPDGGEAAVLEGLPSSTPAVERLNGFKDGVKENAKIQVVAEQAADWVPDKAQTAFSAMLQAHPDIKVLYASNDMMAAGALLAAKGAGKQVKIIGTDGLPGPAGGIEAVAKGDWAATFTYPTGAKEAIEMSKKILLDCATSVDTTVTVDTTAITPENAKQLAGK; encoded by the coding sequence ATGAAAACCATAAGACAAGGAACGAGGCGCGCGCTTCACGCCATGCTTCTGGCAGGCGCTGGCCTGTGCATTGCGGGAGCCGCCCAGGCTGCCGAACCGTTGGTCAAGGCCTGCGCCAAGGACGGCCAGTTCATCATCGGCTTTTCGCAGGCGAACAATGCCGAGCCCTACCGCCAGCATGTCAATGACGAGCTGACGGCGGCGGCCAAGGAAGTACCGGGCTTTACGCTGCAGATCGCCGACGGCGCCGGCAACGTCAACACGCAGACCTCGCAGGTCGACAACTTCATCACCCAGAAAGTCGATCTGCTGCTGATCTCGCCCTTCGAGGCGGCACCGCTGACGCCGGCAGTGAAGCGCGCCATGGATGCCGGCATCCCTGTCATCGAGCTCGACCGCAAGACGGTCGGCGATCCCGGCAAGGACTACACTGCCTTCATCGGCGGCGACAATTACAAGATCGCGCTCGAAGCCGGAAAATACACCGCCAAGACCTTGCTGCCGGACGGCGGCGAGGCGGCGGTGCTGGAAGGCTTGCCGAGCTCGACGCCGGCAGTGGAGCGGCTGAACGGCTTCAAGGACGGCGTCAAGGAGAATGCCAAGATCCAGGTCGTGGCCGAGCAGGCCGCCGACTGGGTGCCGGACAAAGCCCAGACCGCCTTCTCGGCCATGCTCCAGGCGCATCCCGATATCAAGGTGCTCTACGCCTCGAACGACATGATGGCGGCCGGCGCGTTGCTTGCCGCCAAGGGCGCAGGCAAGCAGGTCAAGATCATCGGTACCGACGGCTTGCCAGGCCCGGCAGGCGGCATCGAGGCGGTGGCCAAGGGCGACTGGGCGGCGACCTTCACCTATCCGACGGGCGCCAAGGAAGCGATCGAGATGTCGAAGAAGATCCTGCTCGATTGCGCTACTTCGGTGGATACGACGGTCACCGTCGACACGACCGCGATCACGCCGGAGAACGCCAAGCAGCTGGCGGGGAAGTAA
- a CDS encoding DUF1636 family protein yields MDVGLVGRLANILPSPVLESDGKLDGSIDHRIIVCTLCRDVPTGIRSGESLCADLRSRLSAHHQPAVAHGFTIEGVECMAGCARPLTVAFQAPGKASYLFGSIDAEADAGDLVRFARLYASLADGWCNSGQRPPRLAGKTLARIPGPGKFAGNSR; encoded by the coding sequence GTGGACGTCGGTCTTGTCGGCCGGCTCGCCAACATCCTTCCGTCGCCAGTTTTGGAAAGTGACGGAAAGTTGGACGGCTCCATCGATCATCGCATCATCGTGTGCACGCTTTGCCGTGACGTCCCGACCGGCATCAGGTCGGGCGAAAGCCTGTGCGCCGATTTGCGCTCCCGGCTCTCGGCCCATCATCAGCCCGCCGTGGCGCATGGCTTCACGATCGAAGGCGTCGAGTGCATGGCGGGCTGCGCGCGGCCGCTGACGGTGGCCTTCCAGGCGCCGGGCAAGGCTTCCTATCTTTTCGGCTCCATCGACGCCGAGGCCGACGCCGGTGATCTCGTGCGATTTGCAAGGCTATACGCCTCGCTCGCTGACGGCTGGTGCAATTCCGGACAACGTCCGCCGCGACTGGCGGGCAAGACGCTGGCCCGTATCCCCGGGCCGGGCAAGTTTGCGGGCAACAGCCGATGA
- a CDS encoding ABC transporter ATP-binding protein, with protein MTMPLLEARDLCATANGRDLVHAVSLSVASGDRLAIIGPNGAGKTTLLRMLSGMLRPSAGEVKLGGRRLDRISTAERALHIAVVGQTDQPDPRLAVIDYVELGRVPHAGLRCRSEERDIVVDALRRTGLLPLLGRAIGSLSGGERQRAQLARAIAQQPKVLFLDEPTNHLDPRARGELLELVAGFGMTVIAVLHDLALVAPFATRVAVMNEARLHALAAPRKALTQKLIREIFGVDVFRLRHPTEDRELTVFDVPNRAAPPS; from the coding sequence ATGACGATGCCGCTTCTCGAAGCCCGCGACCTCTGCGCGACGGCGAACGGCCGGGATCTGGTCCATGCGGTCAGCCTGTCGGTGGCATCAGGCGATCGTCTCGCCATCATCGGCCCCAATGGCGCCGGCAAGACCACGCTGCTGCGCATGCTGTCGGGCATGCTCCGGCCAAGTGCGGGCGAGGTGAAGCTTGGCGGACGCCGTCTGGACAGGATCTCGACCGCCGAACGGGCCCTGCACATCGCCGTCGTCGGCCAGACCGACCAGCCCGATCCGCGGCTTGCGGTGATCGACTATGTCGAGCTTGGCCGCGTTCCGCATGCCGGATTGAGGTGCAGGAGCGAGGAACGCGACATCGTCGTCGACGCGCTTCGCCGGACCGGCCTGTTGCCGCTGCTTGGCCGCGCCATCGGCTCGCTGTCAGGCGGCGAACGCCAGCGTGCCCAGCTGGCGCGCGCCATCGCACAGCAACCGAAAGTGCTGTTCCTCGACGAGCCAACCAACCATCTCGACCCGCGCGCCCGTGGCGAGCTGCTCGAACTCGTGGCCGGCTTCGGCATGACGGTGATCGCGGTGCTGCACGATCTGGCTCTGGTGGCGCCGTTCGCCACCAGGGTCGCGGTGATGAACGAAGCCCGGCTGCATGCGCTGGCCGCGCCGCGCAAGGCGCTGACCCAGAAACTGATCCGCGAGATTTTCGGCGTCGACGTGTTTCGCCTGCGCCATCCGACCGAGGACCGCGAACTGACGGTGTTCGATGTTCCGAACCGCGCCGCACCCCCTTCCTGA
- a CDS encoding ABC transporter substrate-binding protein, translating into MKRLALSLVFSLLASTAFAFPVTVDSCGKPLTFDAPPKRAVIHDLNMAEMAFALKLQPSIVGLTGITGWYKVGAEFKAEQGSIPELAPKYPTLENLVAVEPDFFFAGWYYGMKPGGDVTPDTLAPHGIKTLVLTESCVHLDKNRPAASMDLLYGDVEKLAKIFGKEADAEKLVSGWKAQLADITAKVGSAKGTRVFLYDSGEDKPFTAGKFAIPSAMITAAGGDNIMADMDTSWGNTDWETVASRNPQFLILLDYQDGGGYKKLLELLKAHPAMKETDAVKNERFVALRYAELTTGPANIEAIAKIAKAMHPEAF; encoded by the coding sequence GTGAAACGTCTCGCTCTGTCGCTTGTCTTCTCGCTGCTGGCCTCAACAGCCTTCGCCTTCCCCGTCACCGTCGATAGCTGCGGCAAACCGCTGACCTTCGATGCGCCGCCCAAGCGCGCCGTCATCCATGATCTCAACATGGCCGAGATGGCCTTCGCGCTGAAGCTGCAGCCGTCAATTGTCGGCCTGACCGGCATCACCGGATGGTACAAGGTCGGCGCCGAATTCAAGGCCGAACAGGGCTCCATCCCGGAACTGGCGCCCAAATACCCGACGCTCGAAAACCTCGTCGCAGTCGAACCCGATTTCTTCTTCGCCGGCTGGTACTATGGCATGAAGCCGGGCGGTGACGTGACGCCCGACACGCTAGCCCCGCACGGCATCAAGACGCTGGTGCTGACCGAGAGCTGCGTCCATCTCGACAAGAACCGCCCCGCCGCCTCGATGGACCTGCTCTATGGCGACGTCGAAAAGCTCGCCAAGATTTTTGGCAAGGAGGCGGACGCGGAAAAGCTTGTCTCCGGCTGGAAGGCGCAATTGGCTGACATCACCGCCAAGGTCGGCAGCGCCAAGGGGACGCGGGTGTTCCTCTATGATTCCGGTGAGGACAAGCCGTTCACCGCCGGAAAATTCGCCATCCCCAGCGCCATGATCACGGCAGCCGGCGGCGACAACATCATGGCCGACATGGACACCAGCTGGGGCAATACGGACTGGGAAACCGTGGCGTCGCGCAATCCGCAATTCCTCATCCTGCTCGATTACCAGGACGGCGGCGGCTACAAGAAATTGCTTGAGCTCCTGAAGGCGCATCCGGCAATGAAGGAAACGGACGCGGTCAAGAACGAGCGCTTTGTGGCGCTGCGCTATGCCGAACTGACAACTGGACCGGCGAACATCGAGGCGATCGCCAAGATCGCCAAGGCGATGCATCCGGAAGCGTTCTGA
- a CDS encoding FecCD family ABC transporter permease, which produces MLLAPGHKSGALSGHKAFGLAIVAGAVAAVALVLLSIAYSSTLIPLTDVIASLGHAVGLNEHQVSGPVGKIVVDLRLPRTIVAVCVGGGLGTTGALLQTVTRNDLADPFLFGLSSGAAAGAVSVITVLGDSFGIWTLPVAAFTGGILAACIVLLLVARVRGQGPERLILAGLAVSFLFTALTNYLVFAGDQRAAHSVLFWTMGGLGLARWDNVWLGALGAGAIAVYGLWNHRRLDAFLAGESAAESLGVPVARMRRTTFLVAAFSTAILVSVAGVIGFVGLMIPHLSRPLAGPLHLRLIASCALFGAVLLLASDLLARTLLPPQELPIGIITSSLGAFFVVTLVVRNRL; this is translated from the coding sequence ATGCTTCTTGCCCCTGGGCATAAATCCGGTGCGCTTTCAGGGCACAAGGCATTCGGGCTGGCGATAGTGGCGGGCGCGGTGGCGGCCGTCGCCCTCGTGCTGCTGTCGATCGCGTATAGTTCGACGCTGATCCCGCTGACCGACGTCATCGCCTCGCTTGGCCATGCCGTCGGGTTGAACGAGCACCAGGTGTCGGGCCCGGTCGGCAAGATCGTCGTCGATCTCAGGCTGCCACGCACCATCGTGGCGGTCTGTGTCGGCGGCGGCCTCGGCACAACAGGTGCCTTGCTGCAGACGGTGACCCGCAACGATCTCGCCGATCCCTTCCTGTTCGGCCTGTCGTCGGGCGCCGCTGCAGGAGCTGTTTCCGTCATCACCGTCCTCGGCGACAGTTTCGGCATCTGGACCTTGCCGGTCGCCGCGTTCACCGGCGGCATATTGGCCGCCTGCATCGTTCTGCTGCTGGTCGCGCGGGTGCGGGGGCAGGGGCCGGAACGGCTGATCCTCGCCGGCCTTGCCGTCTCCTTCCTGTTCACCGCCCTGACCAACTATCTGGTCTTTGCCGGCGACCAGCGCGCCGCCCATTCGGTGCTGTTCTGGACGATGGGCGGGCTCGGTCTGGCGCGCTGGGACAATGTCTGGCTGGGCGCCTTGGGAGCCGGCGCTATTGCGGTTTACGGGCTGTGGAACCACCGCAGGCTGGATGCCTTCCTGGCCGGTGAAAGTGCCGCAGAAAGCCTTGGCGTGCCGGTGGCGCGGATGCGCAGGACGACGTTTCTCGTTGCCGCCTTTTCGACGGCAATTCTCGTCTCGGTCGCCGGTGTCATCGGCTTTGTCGGATTGATGATCCCGCATCTGTCGCGGCCGCTGGCCGGTCCCTTGCATCTGCGCCTGATCGCCAGCTGCGCGTTGTTCGGCGCGGTGCTGTTGCTGGCCAGCGACCTTCTGGCGCGAACCCTGCTGCCGCCGCAGGAACTGCCCATCGGCATCATCACCAGCTCGCTCGGTGCCTTCTTCGTCGTCACGCTGGTCGTGCGAAACCGGCTCTGA
- a CDS encoding phosphatidate cytidylyltransferase: MRHDISILIIGLLVVLTTASIVAAILSARAPKPLSSTLINLTQRINAWWVMVALMTVAFFFGRYGLTILFALISFASLREFVTLTHTRRSDHWVLLGMFGIIIPFQYWLVWTAWYGLFVIFIPVYCFLLMPAITALHGDTERFLERIAAQQWAVMISVYCVSHVPALLTLDVPGFEGRNLLLIAFLIIVVQGSDVLQYIFGKLFGKHRFSPTVSPSKTWEGLIGGLVSASLLGALLSFVTPFSPLQAACVAFVACSMGFLGGLVASAIKRDQGVKDWGHLIEGHGGMMDRTDSLVFAAPIFFHIVRYFWTV, from the coding sequence ATGCGCCACGACATCTCGATCCTGATCATCGGCCTGCTGGTGGTGCTGACGACTGCCAGCATCGTCGCCGCAATACTTTCGGCGCGGGCGCCGAAGCCGCTCAGTTCGACACTGATCAATCTCACCCAGCGCATCAACGCCTGGTGGGTGATGGTGGCGCTGATGACGGTCGCCTTCTTCTTCGGCCGTTACGGGCTGACCATCCTGTTCGCGCTGATCTCGTTTGCGTCGCTGCGAGAATTCGTGACGCTGACGCATACCCGCCGCAGCGATCATTGGGTGCTGCTTGGCATGTTCGGCATCATCATCCCGTTTCAATACTGGCTGGTGTGGACCGCCTGGTACGGCCTCTTCGTCATCTTCATTCCGGTCTATTGCTTCCTGCTGATGCCGGCCATCACCGCGTTGCATGGCGACACCGAGCGCTTTCTCGAGCGGATCGCCGCGCAGCAATGGGCTGTCATGATCTCGGTCTATTGCGTCAGCCATGTTCCAGCGCTGCTGACGCTCGACGTGCCGGGCTTCGAAGGCCGCAATTTGTTGCTGATCGCCTTCCTGATCATCGTCGTGCAAGGCAGCGACGTACTGCAATACATCTTCGGCAAGCTGTTCGGAAAACACCGTTTCTCGCCGACCGTCTCGCCGTCGAAAACCTGGGAAGGCCTGATCGGCGGGCTGGTGTCGGCAAGCCTGCTCGGCGCGCTTCTGTCGTTCGTGACGCCGTTCTCGCCGCTGCAGGCGGCGTGTGTCGCCTTCGTCGCATGCTCGATGGGTTTTCTGGGCGGGCTGGTCGCCTCGGCCATCAAGCGCGACCAGGGCGTCAAGGACTGGGGGCATCTCATCGAAGGCCATGGCGGCATGATGGACCGTACCGACAGCCTGGTCTTCGCGGCCCCGATCTTCTTTCACATCGTGCGCTATTTCTGGACGGTCTGA
- a CDS encoding lysophospholipid acyltransferase family protein, with translation MSKLALKTFTLLQTVTSVGLSALAWVVTGVRPIWNGSMPSDRQRIYFANHTSHGDFILLSACLSEKERAITHAVAAGEYWGKSRLRRFIAEDMLSSVLINRQWTKPEENPIEIMLSVLDQGHSLILFPEGTRNMTEEPLLPFRSGLYNLSMARPEVELIPCWIENMSRVLPKGQFLPVPLLCRVVFGAPVTVAPGEERRAFLDRAHATLLALNPRPERDD, from the coding sequence ATGAGCAAGCTTGCATTAAAGACTTTTACGCTGCTGCAGACGGTAACCTCCGTCGGACTCTCGGCGCTGGCCTGGGTGGTGACCGGGGTGCGCCCGATCTGGAACGGCAGCATGCCGTCGGACCGGCAGCGCATCTACTTCGCGAACCACACCAGCCATGGCGACTTCATCCTCTTGTCGGCGTGCCTCAGCGAAAAGGAGCGCGCGATCACCCATGCCGTGGCAGCCGGCGAGTATTGGGGAAAATCGCGGCTGCGCCGCTTTATCGCCGAGGACATGCTGTCGTCCGTGCTCATCAACCGGCAATGGACGAAGCCCGAGGAAAACCCGATCGAGATCATGCTGTCCGTCCTCGACCAGGGCCACTCGCTGATCCTGTTTCCCGAAGGCACCCGCAACATGACCGAGGAGCCGCTGCTGCCCTTCCGCTCCGGGCTCTACAATTTGTCGATGGCGCGGCCTGAGGTCGAGCTGATCCCGTGCTGGATCGAGAACATGTCGCGCGTGCTGCCCAAGGGCCAGTTCCTGCCGGTGCCGCTTTTGTGCCGCGTCGTCTTCGGCGCGCCGGTGACGGTGGCCCCGGGCGAAGAGCGCCGCGCCTTCCTCGACCGAGCCCACGCCACGCTTCTGGCGCTCAACCCGCGTCCCGAACGAGACGATTGA
- a CDS encoding phosphatase PAP2/dual specificity phosphatase family protein → MPTDPDASQSAAIVAAEPYSRVVVRAALWLAFLAPFFYLTYGFANWLASRRDDVGSIVFAWEHSIPFVAWTIVPYWSINLFYGLSLLLNDNRQGVDRLAGRYLTAQIVAVTCFILFPLTATFVRPQTTGLPGFMFAVLGGFDKPFNQAPSLHIALLVIIWDHWRHRLGGFLLPLWHGWCFLIGASVLTTWQHHFIDIPTGALLGFFALWLFPRGGELPFSGFRLTSDAKARRLALFYGLGSVLALAGAAFGSFLSAVALILLWPALALAIVAFAYAGAGAKVFQKSVDGSITLASRILLLPYRLGARANIWAWTRELVPQVAVADGVFLGRFPSASEANGFGTVIDLAAELERPAGATCRWISLPMVDLLPPPVMMRQQAAGALEKARRDGTVLVCCALGFQRSACVVAEWLVATGRARTPALAREMLKAAGRPVHLVETTERAAS, encoded by the coding sequence ATGCCGACTGACCCTGACGCTTCGCAATCTGCAGCCATCGTCGCCGCCGAACCCTACAGCCGGGTGGTCGTCAGGGCAGCTTTGTGGCTGGCGTTCCTGGCGCCGTTCTTCTACCTGACCTATGGCTTCGCCAACTGGCTGGCGTCGCGGCGCGACGACGTCGGCAGCATCGTGTTCGCCTGGGAGCACAGCATCCCGTTCGTCGCCTGGACCATCGTGCCCTACTGGTCGATCAATCTGTTCTACGGCCTGTCGCTGCTGCTCAACGACAACCGGCAAGGGGTCGACCGCCTGGCCGGCCGCTATCTCACCGCGCAGATCGTCGCCGTCACTTGCTTCATCCTGTTCCCGCTGACCGCGACATTCGTGCGGCCGCAAACGACCGGCCTGCCGGGCTTCATGTTTGCCGTGCTTGGCGGTTTCGACAAGCCATTCAACCAGGCACCCTCGCTGCACATCGCCCTGCTGGTGATCATCTGGGACCATTGGCGCCACCGGCTCGGTGGCTTTCTGCTGCCGCTCTGGCATGGCTGGTGCTTCCTGATCGGCGCTTCGGTGCTGACGACCTGGCAGCATCATTTCATCGATATCCCGACCGGAGCGTTGCTCGGCTTTTTCGCGCTCTGGCTGTTTCCGCGCGGCGGCGAATTGCCGTTTTCGGGCTTCCGGCTGACCAGCGACGCGAAAGCCCGCCGGCTGGCGCTGTTCTATGGACTGGGTAGCGTCCTTGCTCTGGCCGGCGCCGCGTTCGGCTCCTTCCTTTCCGCCGTCGCACTCATCTTGCTTTGGCCGGCTTTGGCGCTGGCCATCGTTGCCTTCGCCTATGCCGGAGCCGGCGCAAAAGTGTTCCAGAAATCCGTGGATGGCAGCATCACGCTCGCAAGCCGCATCCTGCTCTTGCCTTACCGTCTCGGCGCCAGGGCAAACATATGGGCATGGACGCGCGAGCTTGTTCCGCAGGTCGCGGTGGCCGACGGCGTCTTTCTCGGACGCTTTCCCTCGGCAAGCGAGGCCAACGGCTTCGGCACGGTCATCGACCTCGCCGCCGAACTTGAAAGGCCGGCGGGAGCGACGTGCCGCTGGATCAGCTTGCCGATGGTCGACCTGTTGCCGCCGCCCGTGATGATGCGGCAACAGGCGGCCGGCGCGCTGGAGAAAGCGCGCCGCGACGGCACGGTGCTGGTCTGCTGCGCGCTCGGTTTCCAGCGCAGCGCCTGCGTTGTCGCCGAATGGCTGGTGGCGACCGGCAGGGCCAGGACACCGGCCCTGGCCCGCGAGATGCTTAAGGCCGCCGGCCGGCCGGTTCATCTGGTCGAGACCACCGAGCGGGCGGCATCATGA
- a CDS encoding bifunctional alpha/beta hydrolase/class I SAM-dependent methyltransferase: protein MMHGPIAAAAENLGRQAQERVFHSHDGTEIFYRFWPAASADANGAVVLFHRGHEHGGRMAHLVDELHMPDHAFYAWDARGNGRSSGERGYAPSFSALVRDIDCFMREIAARDGFAMQDIALIAQSFGAVLAAAWVHDYAPKLRAMVLASPAFSVKLYVPFAKEGIALWQRLKGRFFVNSYVKAKFLTHDPVRIASFESDPLITRPIASNILVELYQHAARIVADARAITVPTQLLLSGSDWVVRHGPQHEFFVNLGSRTKERHVLPGFFHDTLGERDRAQALDLIRPFLARQFTAPDAPVDLRQADIAGYTRDEADRLASPLDLLSPKGLYWAFSRASIRMGAWVSSGMKAGVTTGFDSGSTLDYVYENDARGLTPLGRFVDRIFLEAIGWRGIRQRKLHLEELIGAALTTLKAASRPAHILDIAAGHGRYVLDAIVKSPDQPASVRLQDYSDLNVELGRKLIAERQLPASVSFRRADAFDADMLAAIDPAPDLAIVSGLYELFSDNAMIARSLGGLARAMQPGSLLLYTNQPWHPQLEMIARSLTSHRGGQAWVMRRRTQGEMDQLVEAAGFEKLDQRIDQWGIFTVSVARRL from the coding sequence ATGATGCACGGACCGATTGCAGCGGCTGCCGAAAACCTTGGCCGGCAGGCACAAGAGCGTGTCTTCCACAGCCATGACGGGACCGAGATCTTCTACCGGTTCTGGCCGGCGGCCTCCGCCGATGCCAACGGCGCGGTGGTGCTCTTCCATCGCGGCCATGAACATGGCGGCCGCATGGCCCATCTCGTCGACGAACTGCACATGCCGGATCACGCCTTCTACGCCTGGGATGCCCGCGGCAACGGCCGTTCATCCGGCGAACGCGGCTATGCTCCGTCCTTCTCGGCGCTGGTGCGCGACATAGACTGCTTCATGCGCGAGATCGCCGCCAGGGACGGCTTCGCCATGCAGGACATTGCGCTGATCGCGCAGTCCTTCGGCGCCGTGCTTGCCGCCGCCTGGGTGCACGATTATGCGCCGAAACTGCGCGCCATGGTGCTGGCCTCGCCGGCCTTTTCGGTCAAGCTCTACGTGCCCTTCGCCAAGGAGGGCATCGCGCTCTGGCAAAGGCTCAAGGGCCGTTTTTTCGTCAACTCCTACGTCAAGGCGAAATTCCTGACCCATGACCCCGTGCGCATCGCCTCGTTCGAGAGCGATCCGCTGATCACGCGGCCGATCGCCTCCAACATCCTGGTCGAACTCTACCAGCACGCCGCCCGCATCGTTGCCGACGCCCGCGCCATCACCGTGCCGACGCAGCTTCTGCTTTCGGGAAGCGACTGGGTGGTGCGCCACGGCCCGCAGCACGAATTCTTCGTCAATCTCGGCAGCCGGACCAAGGAACGCCATGTGTTGCCGGGTTTCTTCCACGACACGCTGGGCGAGCGCGATCGGGCGCAGGCCCTCGACCTGATCCGGCCGTTCCTGGCCAGGCAGTTCACGGCGCCGGACGCACCGGTCGACCTGAGGCAGGCGGATATTGCCGGCTACACGCGCGACGAGGCCGACAGGCTTGCCTCGCCTCTCGACCTGTTGTCGCCCAAAGGCCTCTATTGGGCCTTCAGCCGCGCCTCCATCCGCATGGGCGCCTGGGTCTCGTCGGGCATGAAGGCCGGCGTCACCACCGGTTTCGATTCCGGCTCGACGCTGGACTATGTCTACGAGAACGACGCCCGCGGGCTGACGCCGCTTGGCCGCTTCGTCGACCGCATCTTCCTGGAGGCCATCGGCTGGCGCGGCATCCGCCAGCGCAAGCTGCATCTCGAAGAACTCATCGGCGCCGCGCTGACGACGCTGAAGGCCGCCAGCCGGCCGGCCCACATTCTCGACATCGCCGCCGGCCACGGCCGCTATGTCCTCGATGCCATCGTGAAGAGCCCCGACCAGCCGGCAAGCGTACGCCTGCAGGATTATTCCGACCTCAATGTCGAGCTTGGCCGCAAGCTGATCGCCGAGCGGCAATTGCCGGCCAGCGTCTCGTTCCGGCGCGCCGACGCTTTCGATGCCGACATGCTCGCGGCGATCGATCCGGCGCCGGACCTCGCCATCGTCTCCGGCCTCTACGAACTGTTCTCCGACAATGCGATGATCGCCCGTTCGCTCGGCGGACTGGCCCGCGCCATGCAGCCGGGCAGCCTGCTCCTCTACACCAACCAGCCCTGGCATCCGCAGCTCGAGATGATCGCGCGCAGCCTGACCTCGCATCGCGGCGGCCAGGCCTGGGTCATGCGGCGGCGCACGCAAGGTGAAATGGACCAGCTCGTCGAAGCCGCCGGTTTCGAGAAACTCGACCAGCGCATCGACCAGTGGGGCATCTTCACCGTCTCGGTCGCACGGCGCCTGTAG
- a CDS encoding CDP-alcohol phosphatidyltransferase family protein: MPTLYALKPAFQGRLRPLVNRLAAIGVTANSITILAALMSIAAGAAIAILHEWRWPLLLIPVVLFVRMALNAVDGMLAREHGQASTLGMYLNEICDVVSDLALILPFAAFTLFSAWGVIAFAITAVLTEFAGVLGIAAGIGRNYAGPFGKSDRALALGVVAVLCAAGLWPSSIAAFVFPAMATLSLLTAINRIRAGLIGSAS, encoded by the coding sequence ATGCCGACGCTTTACGCGCTCAAGCCGGCTTTCCAGGGAAGACTGCGGCCGCTGGTCAACCGGCTGGCGGCAATCGGCGTCACCGCCAACAGCATCACCATACTGGCGGCCCTGATGTCGATCGCGGCAGGAGCGGCCATCGCGATCCTGCACGAATGGCGCTGGCCGCTGCTGCTCATTCCCGTGGTGCTGTTCGTGCGCATGGCGCTCAACGCCGTGGATGGCATGCTGGCGCGCGAACATGGCCAAGCTTCGACACTCGGCATGTATCTGAACGAGATTTGCGATGTCGTTTCGGACCTGGCGCTGATCCTGCCTTTCGCCGCCTTTACGCTGTTCAGCGCATGGGGCGTCATCGCTTTCGCCATCACCGCGGTGCTGACCGAGTTCGCCGGTGTGCTCGGCATCGCCGCCGGCATCGGACGCAACTATGCCGGGCCGTTTGGCAAGAGCGACAGGGCGCTGGCGCTGGGCGTGGTGGCGGTCCTGTGCGCCGCCGGGCTGTGGCCATCATCCATCGCGGCGTTTGTGTTTCCGGCCATGGCAACGCTTTCACTGCTGACCGCCATAAACCGGATACGCGCCGGTCTTATTGGCAGCGCCAGCTGA
- a CDS encoding MarR family winged helix-turn-helix transcriptional regulator, whose translation MVSDGIDRLGFLIHDVQRLMRKRFETRASGLGLSSAQWRLMVRVAKEEGVTQARLAELLEIEPISVSRLVDRMEEGGWIERRADAADRRVRMIFPTAKASAAYAEVKSLAGEVYEESLVGVSPEDRRVLIRALDAMAQNLADGDTSEKVEPTKGAAA comes from the coding sequence ATGGTTTCAGATGGCATCGACAGATTGGGATTTTTGATCCACGACGTGCAACGCCTGATGCGCAAGCGTTTCGAGACGCGCGCCAGTGGGCTTGGCCTGTCCTCGGCGCAATGGCGCCTCATGGTGCGTGTCGCCAAGGAGGAGGGAGTCACCCAGGCCCGGCTCGCTGAACTGCTCGAAATCGAGCCGATCAGTGTCTCGCGCCTTGTCGACCGGATGGAAGAGGGCGGCTGGATCGAGCGCCGCGCCGACGCCGCCGACCGCCGCGTGCGCATGATTTTCCCGACCGCCAAGGCAAGCGCTGCCTATGCCGAGGTCAAGAGCCTCGCCGGCGAAGTCTATGAGGAGTCGCTTGTCGGCGTTTCTCCGGAGGACCGTCGCGTCCTGATCAGGGCGCTCGATGCGATGGCACAGAATCTGGCGGACGGCGATACCTCGGAAAAAGTCGAGCCTACGAAAGGCGCAGCAGCATGA